The Periophthalmus magnuspinnatus isolate fPerMag1 chromosome 10, fPerMag1.2.pri, whole genome shotgun sequence genome segment GTTCAGATCTCGGCTGAGAGGCTGCGTTACACTAAAGATGGCCCTGTCGGAAGGAACGTACCATTGCCCAACATAACTTcaatataatatacaattaTATGAAAGTATAATTTTACTGTGTCTCCTGAGTGTTAAGGGTGAATATTTTATATGACTGAGAATTCCAAATTCCTTAAAATCCTACTTCATATCATATATCATAACACTTCATTGCTCACAGTTGTGATGTATATTGGAGCCGTCCATTTAAACATACCTAgtctaatatatatatttttttattaatgtatgTACTTATCACAATATCATGCAAATATGAAACTTTCACTTACATAAAActctttattttacaaaatacttttttatttttgtccccGCCCTTTGACCGCTCACTTCCGCCTTAGCGACCAATGGGAGGAAAGCGGACAGTTTAAAACTGGACTGCGCTGTCTGTTGATGGTTTCGTGCAACTTTCGAATCATAATATCATCATTACATCGTCAGTGAAAACTCAGGTACGATGTTTTTAATCCATCCGTGGCCGTTTATGAGTTTTAGATACAATAAGAAAGGCACAAAAGTCCCCTAACATGCTGTAAACGCATGTCGTTAGGAAATGTGTATGTGCGATTCTTGAATCATGCCATGTTAAGCACAAGTTAGCGCTGAAGTTTTACAGTGTTAAGATGGACAATGGATACCTATGTGGACTATACTTTACTGCTCTAAATCGACTTTATTTTTCAGATATTATGTCGAGCATCCTGTTTGAGCAAGAAAATGCTTGCCTTCATCCAGCGGGCTTGAGGCAGCGGCTCCAGTCAGCTCCAGGTGATGAGACCAACCTTTAATGTGCTATTGtataagaaaatataaagaaatTCTTTAAAATTTTGTCTTTCCAGGTAAACTGAGAACGTCTGCTGGTGCCAAAAACCTCCACGCTCTTCAGTCTGGGCGGAAAGCTTTGGGGACAGTCAACAAAGTACCCAATCATCCCCAGTCTACACATAATTTACATAAACGGTTAAAGCCTCAGGTAGGTTGGGTAATGCTGTTAATACCAAGTGACCTTTTTAAATCTAAACCTTTTTATTTCCTCAGGAATCACAGGTGAAGGTTACACAAGACAACTCAGACAAGTATCCAGACATTGAGAAATTCATCCCGTATGACCCCTTGGGTACTACACTTTTTTCATATGAGAGAATGTTAGTATGTTCAAAAGGCCAAAATGTGTGGGGTTTTTTCCCCTCAGAGTTTGAGAAATACTCCATTCCTGAGGATTTGCTTCCACTGAGTAGGCTTGCTCTTCCTGGACTGACTGAGTTGCCAAAAGCAATTCTTCCAGAGGAATCCCATGTGTTAATTCCTCTCGCTGACATGTCTCCAGTTAAGATGCCAAGGCCGTTGGGTAAGCATTAGCTAAATTCACAAAGAGGCCTAGTCTATGGGTTGTAGTCAGCCAAACTCTACACTAAACTGTGATCTTGTGTTTTCCAGATTATTGCTCAGAGTTCAATGACTTTCTCCACACACTGGATGAACTGACTGTAGACCTTCCTCCAGAATCTGATCTTGACTAAAATGACTATTGtgtgctttttacttttttgtttttaattgaataaattttACTTGACCGTTTTAAGAAATTGTAACTTCCTGGTTCAGAGACTATCCAGTGGTCATGTGACTGATTCTTGGCATTGGTTTTGCTGATTACACTGAACTTTGTCTCAGTTCCTCATGAGAAGGGAAGCTGTcagtaaaatgttttctttgcttTATATGCTTGTCGACCACTTGGAAATACAGTTAACACTTGCGTTTAATGGCATTCCTCAACGACTGATCTGGGCAAACTGACGTTCGTGACGTGAGTATAGCCTTACAATAAGAAGGCTACAGTTATTTTGAAGTGGATACTGGAGAAAATTTGAGTATCCAAGCTTTCATTTTCAGCCGCAGATATGTATGAGGGTATGAGAGACTGTAATGCCCCGAACACCGTGAGCCTTATAAACGCCCCCGGCTGTGCGGGCTCAAGACAAGGCAGTGTTGTGGAGCGACTGTCGAAATATGGGATGCAGGTCATGCCCATGCCGGGTTCTTTCCAGCGTAGGACGAAGCTACAGAGGCAGCAAGAGGTCAGTGACAGCTGTGAAACTGTGAAGAATGTCCCAGAAAGGACGTCGATTACAACGGCAATGCGGAGGAAATACTTGAAAGAACTGATCAATAAATCACACAGTGGATTTAGCAGTGTTTTGTCCTCTCACACGGATAGAGGGTCTTCACAGGAAGACCCCCAGGACGCAGACTGGGCTTTGTATCCAATGGAGCACGCCTGGATGCTTTCTGCTGTGGAAGGAAGCTATGGCACACTTATGGAATTTATATCAGAAGACCCCTACCTGCTGACCAGGAAAGACTTCATCAGTGGTTACACTGTCCTGCATTGGCTGGCCAAAAGTGGACAGGATGAGACTTTGCTTAAACTGTTGAGTTATGCTCAGACTTTGGACGTGAACGTTAACGTGAACGTTCGTGGTAGTGGAGGCCTCACTCCGCTGCATCTTGCCAGCATTCACGGCCGATATATGGTCATTAAACTCTTAGTTGGAGCATTTGGCGCCAATGTAGACGCTATGGATTACAACGGGAAAAGAGCCTGGCAATATCTGAAGGAAGACGCGCCACTGGAGATGAAGGAGCTGCTCGGGACATGGGATGAAGACCACAGCAGCAAATGTACCAACAATGTGAACAGAAACAATAACTGTGCAGACATAGTTGAGCCTAATATTTTGGACCACGCCAATTGTGATGCACAGCAGGGTAGCAGCATTGAAGCCACACAAAGGAGA includes the following:
- the sowahd gene encoding ankyrin repeat domain-containing protein SOWAHD, producing MYEGMRDCNAPNTVSLINAPGCAGSRQGSVVERLSKYGMQVMPMPGSFQRRTKLQRQQEVSDSCETVKNVPERTSITTAMRRKYLKELINKSHSGFSSVLSSHTDRGSSQEDPQDADWALYPMEHAWMLSAVEGSYGTLMEFISEDPYLLTRKDFISGYTVLHWLAKSGQDETLLKLLSYAQTLDVNVNVNVRGSGGLTPLHLASIHGRYMVIKLLVGAFGANVDAMDYNGKRAWQYLKEDAPLEMKELLGTWDEDHSSKCTNNVNRNNNCADIVEPNILDHANCDAQQGSSIEATQRRISLRFGSFRKLLQPFTLILRNSDY
- the pttg1 gene encoding securin, whose product is MSSILFEQENACLHPAGLRQRLQSAPGKLRTSAGAKNLHALQSGRKALGTVNKVPNHPQSTHNLHKRLKPQESQVKVTQDNSDKYPDIEKFIPYDPLEFEKYSIPEDLLPLSRLALPGLTELPKAILPEESHVLIPLADMSPVKMPRPLDYCSEFNDFLHTLDELTVDLPPESDLD